A genomic region of Nymphaea colorata isolate Beijing-Zhang1983 chromosome 2, ASM883128v2, whole genome shotgun sequence contains the following coding sequences:
- the LOC116247169 gene encoding transcription factor GTE11-like isoform X2: MVAMGKSQKLSRRYSENFVSNYRLETTGESDGAGLHNNAAHSDSGGFCSSGRIDAELTASEDSCAPKRKLMSLNVDRSDALGVPLKVFSIANMSRSERRELARKLRVELEQVRGLQKKIASRCSNGIALSSSSGVRSWKPTVEKAAVGPSVSANGKGKSNKKASHVDLPELSSGRVRSQTSAGKHGGGLKRGPSGRFESANADAKKAKYKDLSVMTQCENLLKRLMTHQFGWVFNVPVDTVKLKIPDYFHIIKHPMDLGTIRSTLASGAYSSPHAFAADVRLTFSNAMTYNPPGNDVHFMADTLNKFFEVRWKAIEKKIAAINAQPCRSQNSIPAAASDLAVSEQSQQEKEKQPQPKKRKVSDANDKVKVDSAKRIMSDAEKHKLSRDLENLTGDMLEHVVDFLRGHSQTTNQNGEDEIEIDIDSLSDDVLFTLRKLLDDYLNKSQEPQQKAELIDVEPTEVEVLNESGLSNYSLQPCKGNEPADEDVDIGGNDPPVSSYPPVEIEKDMVARGGKCSSSSSSSSDSASSSSDSDSGSSSDSGTDGAKAISPVVATKETICSGPSLDQTGSEKFQTDDGSCPVSELAELEQNSQSKAVSSGADSQNEGENAPSGRQVSPDKLYRAALLRSRFADTILKAREKTLDQGDKGDPEKLRLEREELERQKREASMVLPFSCLCWCWNHNQFFWGIFSSSQTRVALL; the protein is encoded by the exons ATGGTTGCGATGGGGAAATCACAGAAGctgtcgaggagatactcggaaaattttgtttccaattACAGGCTCGAAACTACGGGTGAATCCGATGGGGCGGGGTTACACAATAATGCTGCTCATTCAGATAGTGGGGGTTTCTGTAGTTCTGGTAGGATTGATGCTGAATTAACGGCTTCGGAGGATTCATGCGCACCCAAGAGGAAATTGATGAGTCTGAATGTGGATAGGTCCGATGCTTTGGGCGTCCCGTTAAAGGTTTTTTCTATTGCAAATATGTCTAGATCAGAACGGCGGGAACTGGCGAGGAAGCTTAGGGTTGAGCTGGAACAGGTTCGGGGTCTTCAAAAGAAGATAGCTTCAAGGTGTTCTAACGGGATTGCTTTATCATCTTCCAGCGGTGTCCGTAGCTGGAAGCCCACAGTTGAAAAGGCAGCGGTCGGTCCTTCAGTTAGTGCAAATGGCAAGGGAAAGTCAAATAAGAAGGCAAGTCATGTAGATTTACCCGAATTGTCGTCTGGCCGTGTGAGAAGCCAGACTTCTGCTGGCAAACATGGAGGTGGTTTGAAGCGTGGGCCATCTGGAAGATTTGAATCGGCTAATGCAGATGCTAAAAAGGCAAAATACAAGGATTTATCAGTGATGACACAGTGTGAGAATCTGCTTAAGCGTCTAATGACTCACCAGTTTGGCTGGGTGTTCAATGTCCCGGTAGACACCGTTAAACTAAAGATTCCTGATTACTTCCATATCATCAAGCACCCAATGGACCTGGGGACGATTAGGAGCACTCTTGCCTCCGGAGCGTACTCTAGCCCTCATGCATTTGCAGCGGACGTTAGGCTTACTTTCTCTAACGCGATGACTTATAATCCACCTGGCAATGATGTTCATTTTATGGCCGACACActcaacaaattttttgaagTAAGATGGAAAGCAATCGAGAAGAAGATAGCTGCAATAAATGCTCAGCCATGTAGATCTCAGAACAGCATACCGGCAGCAGCTTCAGATTTGGCCGTTTCGGAGCAGAGTcaacaggaaaaggaaaaacagccTCAGCCTAAGAAGCGGAAAGTCTCAGATGCCAATGACAAAGTCAAGGTAGACAGTGCCAAACGTATCATGTCCGATGCAGAGAAGCACAAGCTGAGCAGAGATTTGGAGAATCTGACAGGTGACATGCTAGAGCATGTTGTTGACTTCTTAAGAGGCCATAGCCAGACCACTAACCAGAATGGTGAAGATGAAATAGAGATTGATATAGATTCTCTGAGTGATGATGTGTTGTTTACGTTGCGTAAGCTATTGGATGACTACCTAAACAAGAGCCAAGAACCACAACAGAAAGCAGAGCTGATTGACGTGGAGCCCACTGAAGTGGAG GTTTTAAATGAGTCTGGGCTTAGCAACTATTCTTTACAACCTTGCAAAG GAAATGAACCCGCAGATGAGGATGTCGACATTGGTGGAAATGATCCTCCTGTTTCGAGCTACCCTCCTGTTGAAATAGAAAAGGATATGGTGGCACGTGGTGGCAAATGCAGTAGTTCAAGCAGCTCAAGTAGTGATTCTGCGTCTTCTTCCAGTG ATTCAGATTCTGGAAGCTCTTCTGACAGTGGAACGGATGGTGCTAAGGCTATATCCCCTGTAGTGGCTACTAAG GAAACAATATGTTCTGGACCATCTCTGGACCAAACAGGAAGTGAAAAGTTCCAGACTGATGATGGAAGTT GTCCTGTCAGTGAGTTGGCTGAGCTTGAGCAGAATTCACAATCTAAAGCTGTCTCGAGTGGAGCTGACAGTCAGAATGAGG GGGAGAATGCTCCTTCTGGAAGGCAGGTCTCCCCAGACAAGCTCTATCGAGCAGCATTACTGAGGAGCCGATTTGCTGACACAATTCTTAAAGCTCGTGAGAAGACACTTGATCAG GGTGATAAGGGAGATCCTGAGAAACTGAGACTTGAGCGAGAAGAACTTGAAAGACAGAAAAGAGAAG